A DNA window from Acomys russatus chromosome 7, mAcoRus1.1, whole genome shotgun sequence contains the following coding sequences:
- the Lrrc32 gene encoding transforming growth factor beta activator LRRC32 isoform X1 codes for MCSWAWGLLGNFGRKSWQLLWRQRGWILVLSLLFIVQVTLGRAMRHQILLLLAMLTLGLAISQRRDQLPCRMVNKKALCQGLGLLQVPSVLSLDIQALYLSGNQLQSILVSPLGFYTALHHLDLSDNEISFLQPGVFQALPHLEYLNLAYNQLATGMALNSGGLGHLPLVTSLDLSGNSLYGSLVERLLGEAPSLHTLSLAENSLTRLARHTFWGVPALQQLDLHSNILMDIEDGAFEALPRLTHLNLSRNSLTCISDFSLQQLQVLDLSRNSIEAFQTASEPQAQFQLAWLDLRENKLLHFPDLAAFPRLVYLNVSNNLIRLPAGLSQDSEDLHAPSEGWSASPLSNPSRNTSTRPLSQLLNLDLSYNEIELVPASFLEHLASLRFLNLSRNCLRSFEARQVGSLPCLALLDLSHNVLEALELSTKALGSLKTLLLQDNALRELSPYTFAGLTSLESLNLQGNQVNPCGEQAELGPPGCVDFSGIPTLHVLNLAGNSMETLRAGSFLHTPLTDLDLSANPGLEMAAGALAGLEASLEVLELQGNGLIVLKVDLPCFRNLRCLNLAENRLSRLPAWTQAVSLEVLDLRNNSFSLLPGNAMGGLEASLRRLYLQGNPLSCCGNSWLATQLHQGRVDVDATRDLTCRFGSQEEVSLSLVHPEDCEKGELKNSNLIIILTFTLVSAVILTTLATCCFLRRQKFSQQYKA; via the exons GCAGAGCCATGAGACACCAGATCCTGCTACTCCTGGCCATGCTGACCCTGGGCCTGGCTATCTCTCAGCGTCGAGACCAACTGCCCTGTAGGATG GTGAACAAGAAGGCCTTGTGCCAGGGCCTTGGCTTGCTTCAGGTCCCCTCAGTGCTCTCACTGGACATCCAAGCTCTCTACTTGTCTGGGAACCAGCTGCAGAGCATCCTAGTCTCTCCCTTGGGCTTCTATACAGCACTTCATCACCTGGATTTAAGTGACAACGAGATTAGCTTCCTCCAGCCCGGGGTCTTCCAGGCCCTTCCTCACCTAGAGTACCTCAACCTGGCCTACAACCAGCTTGCCACAGGCATGGCGCTGAACAGTGGCGGTCTGGGCCACCTGCCCCTTGTCACCTCCCTGGACCTGTCTGGTAACAGCCTGTACGGTAGCCTGGTGGAACGGCTGTTAGGCGAAGCCCCGAGCCTGCACACACTCTCCCTGGCGGAGAACAGCCTCACTCGCCTGGCCCGTCACACCTTCTGGGGCGTGCCAGCACTGCAACAGCTGGACCTCCACAGCAATATTCTGATGGATATTGAGGATGGTGCCTTCGAGGCCCTGCCCCGTCTGACCCACCTCAATCTCTCCAGGAACTCCCTCACCTGCATCTCGGACTTTAGCCTGCAGCAGCTGCAGGTCCTTGACCTGAGCCGCAACAGCATTGAGGCCTTCCAGACAGCCTCGGAACCGCAGGCCCAGTTCCAGCTGGCCTGGCTCGACCTACGTGAGAACAAGCTGCTCCACTTCCCTGACCTGGCTGCATTCCCAAGACTGGTCTACCTGAATGTGTCCAACAACCTCATCCGGCTCCCTGCGGGGCTGTCCCAGGACAGTGAGGACCTCCACGCACCCTCTGAGGGCTGGTCAGCCTCCCCACTGTCCAACCCCAGCCGGAACACCAGCACTCGCCCCCTCTCTCAACTTCTAAACCTGGACTTGAGTTACAACGAGATCGAGCTGGTCCCCGCCAGCTTTCTTGAGCATCTGGCCTCCCTGCGCTTCCTCAACCTCAGCCGAAACTGCCTGCGGTCCTTTGAGGCCCGGCAGGTGGGCTCCCTGCCCTGCCTGGCACTTTTGGACTTGAGCCACAATGTGCTAGAAGCATTGGAACTGAGCACCAAAGCCCTGGGGTCCCTGAAGACATTGCTTCTACAGGATAATGCCTTGCGAGAACTGTCACCCTATACCTTTGCCGGCCTGACCAGCCTGGAGAGTCTCAACCTACAGGGAAACCAGGTCAATCCCTGTGGGGAGCAAGCAGAGCTAGGTCCCCCAGGCTGTGTGGACTTCTCTGGGATCCCTACCCTTCATGTTCTGAACCTGGCAGGGAACTCGATGGAGACGCTCAGGGCAGGCAGCTTCCTCCACACCCCACTCACTGACCTGGATCTCTCTGCCAACCCTGGTCTGGAAATGGCCGCAGGAGCCTTGGCAGGCCTGGAGGCATCCCTGGAGGTACTGGAGCTTCAAGGCAATGGCTTGATTGTCTTGAAGGTGGACCTGCCCTGCTTCCGCAACCTCAGGTGCCTTAACCTTGCGGAGAACCGCTTAAGCCGCCTTCCTGCTTGGACGCAGGCCGTGTCCTTGGAGGTGTTGGATCTACGAAACAACAGCTTCAGCCTCCTGCCAGGTAATGCCATGGGCGGCCTGGAAGCCAGCCTCCGGCGCCTCTACTTGCAGGGAAACCCACTCAGCTGCTGTGGCAACAGCTGGCTAGCAACCCAGTTGCACCAGGGCCGAGTGGATGTGGATGCTACTCGGGACCTGACTTGCCGCTTTGGCTCCCAGGAGGAGGTGTCCCTGAGCCTCGTGCACCCGGAGGACTGTGAGAAGGGGGAGCTCAAGAACTCCAACCTCATCATAATCCTCACCTTCACACTGGTCTCTGCTGTCATCCTCACCACACTAGCCACTTGCTGCTTCCTCCGCAGGCAGAAGTTCAGCCAACAATACAAAGCCTGA
- the Lrrc32 gene encoding transforming growth factor beta activator LRRC32 isoform X2: protein MYGTDCLILKGSKNRESGVCCCGSGRAMRHQILLLLAMLTLGLAISQRRDQLPCRMVNKKALCQGLGLLQVPSVLSLDIQALYLSGNQLQSILVSPLGFYTALHHLDLSDNEISFLQPGVFQALPHLEYLNLAYNQLATGMALNSGGLGHLPLVTSLDLSGNSLYGSLVERLLGEAPSLHTLSLAENSLTRLARHTFWGVPALQQLDLHSNILMDIEDGAFEALPRLTHLNLSRNSLTCISDFSLQQLQVLDLSRNSIEAFQTASEPQAQFQLAWLDLRENKLLHFPDLAAFPRLVYLNVSNNLIRLPAGLSQDSEDLHAPSEGWSASPLSNPSRNTSTRPLSQLLNLDLSYNEIELVPASFLEHLASLRFLNLSRNCLRSFEARQVGSLPCLALLDLSHNVLEALELSTKALGSLKTLLLQDNALRELSPYTFAGLTSLESLNLQGNQVNPCGEQAELGPPGCVDFSGIPTLHVLNLAGNSMETLRAGSFLHTPLTDLDLSANPGLEMAAGALAGLEASLEVLELQGNGLIVLKVDLPCFRNLRCLNLAENRLSRLPAWTQAVSLEVLDLRNNSFSLLPGNAMGGLEASLRRLYLQGNPLSCCGNSWLATQLHQGRVDVDATRDLTCRFGSQEEVSLSLVHPEDCEKGELKNSNLIIILTFTLVSAVILTTLATCCFLRRQKFSQQYKA, encoded by the exons GCAGAGCCATGAGACACCAGATCCTGCTACTCCTGGCCATGCTGACCCTGGGCCTGGCTATCTCTCAGCGTCGAGACCAACTGCCCTGTAGGATG GTGAACAAGAAGGCCTTGTGCCAGGGCCTTGGCTTGCTTCAGGTCCCCTCAGTGCTCTCACTGGACATCCAAGCTCTCTACTTGTCTGGGAACCAGCTGCAGAGCATCCTAGTCTCTCCCTTGGGCTTCTATACAGCACTTCATCACCTGGATTTAAGTGACAACGAGATTAGCTTCCTCCAGCCCGGGGTCTTCCAGGCCCTTCCTCACCTAGAGTACCTCAACCTGGCCTACAACCAGCTTGCCACAGGCATGGCGCTGAACAGTGGCGGTCTGGGCCACCTGCCCCTTGTCACCTCCCTGGACCTGTCTGGTAACAGCCTGTACGGTAGCCTGGTGGAACGGCTGTTAGGCGAAGCCCCGAGCCTGCACACACTCTCCCTGGCGGAGAACAGCCTCACTCGCCTGGCCCGTCACACCTTCTGGGGCGTGCCAGCACTGCAACAGCTGGACCTCCACAGCAATATTCTGATGGATATTGAGGATGGTGCCTTCGAGGCCCTGCCCCGTCTGACCCACCTCAATCTCTCCAGGAACTCCCTCACCTGCATCTCGGACTTTAGCCTGCAGCAGCTGCAGGTCCTTGACCTGAGCCGCAACAGCATTGAGGCCTTCCAGACAGCCTCGGAACCGCAGGCCCAGTTCCAGCTGGCCTGGCTCGACCTACGTGAGAACAAGCTGCTCCACTTCCCTGACCTGGCTGCATTCCCAAGACTGGTCTACCTGAATGTGTCCAACAACCTCATCCGGCTCCCTGCGGGGCTGTCCCAGGACAGTGAGGACCTCCACGCACCCTCTGAGGGCTGGTCAGCCTCCCCACTGTCCAACCCCAGCCGGAACACCAGCACTCGCCCCCTCTCTCAACTTCTAAACCTGGACTTGAGTTACAACGAGATCGAGCTGGTCCCCGCCAGCTTTCTTGAGCATCTGGCCTCCCTGCGCTTCCTCAACCTCAGCCGAAACTGCCTGCGGTCCTTTGAGGCCCGGCAGGTGGGCTCCCTGCCCTGCCTGGCACTTTTGGACTTGAGCCACAATGTGCTAGAAGCATTGGAACTGAGCACCAAAGCCCTGGGGTCCCTGAAGACATTGCTTCTACAGGATAATGCCTTGCGAGAACTGTCACCCTATACCTTTGCCGGCCTGACCAGCCTGGAGAGTCTCAACCTACAGGGAAACCAGGTCAATCCCTGTGGGGAGCAAGCAGAGCTAGGTCCCCCAGGCTGTGTGGACTTCTCTGGGATCCCTACCCTTCATGTTCTGAACCTGGCAGGGAACTCGATGGAGACGCTCAGGGCAGGCAGCTTCCTCCACACCCCACTCACTGACCTGGATCTCTCTGCCAACCCTGGTCTGGAAATGGCCGCAGGAGCCTTGGCAGGCCTGGAGGCATCCCTGGAGGTACTGGAGCTTCAAGGCAATGGCTTGATTGTCTTGAAGGTGGACCTGCCCTGCTTCCGCAACCTCAGGTGCCTTAACCTTGCGGAGAACCGCTTAAGCCGCCTTCCTGCTTGGACGCAGGCCGTGTCCTTGGAGGTGTTGGATCTACGAAACAACAGCTTCAGCCTCCTGCCAGGTAATGCCATGGGCGGCCTGGAAGCCAGCCTCCGGCGCCTCTACTTGCAGGGAAACCCACTCAGCTGCTGTGGCAACAGCTGGCTAGCAACCCAGTTGCACCAGGGCCGAGTGGATGTGGATGCTACTCGGGACCTGACTTGCCGCTTTGGCTCCCAGGAGGAGGTGTCCCTGAGCCTCGTGCACCCGGAGGACTGTGAGAAGGGGGAGCTCAAGAACTCCAACCTCATCATAATCCTCACCTTCACACTGGTCTCTGCTGTCATCCTCACCACACTAGCCACTTGCTGCTTCCTCCGCAGGCAGAAGTTCAGCCAACAATACAAAGCCTGA
- the Lrrc32 gene encoding transforming growth factor beta activator LRRC32 isoform X3, translated as MRHQILLLLAMLTLGLAISQRRDQLPCRMVNKKALCQGLGLLQVPSVLSLDIQALYLSGNQLQSILVSPLGFYTALHHLDLSDNEISFLQPGVFQALPHLEYLNLAYNQLATGMALNSGGLGHLPLVTSLDLSGNSLYGSLVERLLGEAPSLHTLSLAENSLTRLARHTFWGVPALQQLDLHSNILMDIEDGAFEALPRLTHLNLSRNSLTCISDFSLQQLQVLDLSRNSIEAFQTASEPQAQFQLAWLDLRENKLLHFPDLAAFPRLVYLNVSNNLIRLPAGLSQDSEDLHAPSEGWSASPLSNPSRNTSTRPLSQLLNLDLSYNEIELVPASFLEHLASLRFLNLSRNCLRSFEARQVGSLPCLALLDLSHNVLEALELSTKALGSLKTLLLQDNALRELSPYTFAGLTSLESLNLQGNQVNPCGEQAELGPPGCVDFSGIPTLHVLNLAGNSMETLRAGSFLHTPLTDLDLSANPGLEMAAGALAGLEASLEVLELQGNGLIVLKVDLPCFRNLRCLNLAENRLSRLPAWTQAVSLEVLDLRNNSFSLLPGNAMGGLEASLRRLYLQGNPLSCCGNSWLATQLHQGRVDVDATRDLTCRFGSQEEVSLSLVHPEDCEKGELKNSNLIIILTFTLVSAVILTTLATCCFLRRQKFSQQYKA; from the exons ATGAGACACCAGATCCTGCTACTCCTGGCCATGCTGACCCTGGGCCTGGCTATCTCTCAGCGTCGAGACCAACTGCCCTGTAGGATG GTGAACAAGAAGGCCTTGTGCCAGGGCCTTGGCTTGCTTCAGGTCCCCTCAGTGCTCTCACTGGACATCCAAGCTCTCTACTTGTCTGGGAACCAGCTGCAGAGCATCCTAGTCTCTCCCTTGGGCTTCTATACAGCACTTCATCACCTGGATTTAAGTGACAACGAGATTAGCTTCCTCCAGCCCGGGGTCTTCCAGGCCCTTCCTCACCTAGAGTACCTCAACCTGGCCTACAACCAGCTTGCCACAGGCATGGCGCTGAACAGTGGCGGTCTGGGCCACCTGCCCCTTGTCACCTCCCTGGACCTGTCTGGTAACAGCCTGTACGGTAGCCTGGTGGAACGGCTGTTAGGCGAAGCCCCGAGCCTGCACACACTCTCCCTGGCGGAGAACAGCCTCACTCGCCTGGCCCGTCACACCTTCTGGGGCGTGCCAGCACTGCAACAGCTGGACCTCCACAGCAATATTCTGATGGATATTGAGGATGGTGCCTTCGAGGCCCTGCCCCGTCTGACCCACCTCAATCTCTCCAGGAACTCCCTCACCTGCATCTCGGACTTTAGCCTGCAGCAGCTGCAGGTCCTTGACCTGAGCCGCAACAGCATTGAGGCCTTCCAGACAGCCTCGGAACCGCAGGCCCAGTTCCAGCTGGCCTGGCTCGACCTACGTGAGAACAAGCTGCTCCACTTCCCTGACCTGGCTGCATTCCCAAGACTGGTCTACCTGAATGTGTCCAACAACCTCATCCGGCTCCCTGCGGGGCTGTCCCAGGACAGTGAGGACCTCCACGCACCCTCTGAGGGCTGGTCAGCCTCCCCACTGTCCAACCCCAGCCGGAACACCAGCACTCGCCCCCTCTCTCAACTTCTAAACCTGGACTTGAGTTACAACGAGATCGAGCTGGTCCCCGCCAGCTTTCTTGAGCATCTGGCCTCCCTGCGCTTCCTCAACCTCAGCCGAAACTGCCTGCGGTCCTTTGAGGCCCGGCAGGTGGGCTCCCTGCCCTGCCTGGCACTTTTGGACTTGAGCCACAATGTGCTAGAAGCATTGGAACTGAGCACCAAAGCCCTGGGGTCCCTGAAGACATTGCTTCTACAGGATAATGCCTTGCGAGAACTGTCACCCTATACCTTTGCCGGCCTGACCAGCCTGGAGAGTCTCAACCTACAGGGAAACCAGGTCAATCCCTGTGGGGAGCAAGCAGAGCTAGGTCCCCCAGGCTGTGTGGACTTCTCTGGGATCCCTACCCTTCATGTTCTGAACCTGGCAGGGAACTCGATGGAGACGCTCAGGGCAGGCAGCTTCCTCCACACCCCACTCACTGACCTGGATCTCTCTGCCAACCCTGGTCTGGAAATGGCCGCAGGAGCCTTGGCAGGCCTGGAGGCATCCCTGGAGGTACTGGAGCTTCAAGGCAATGGCTTGATTGTCTTGAAGGTGGACCTGCCCTGCTTCCGCAACCTCAGGTGCCTTAACCTTGCGGAGAACCGCTTAAGCCGCCTTCCTGCTTGGACGCAGGCCGTGTCCTTGGAGGTGTTGGATCTACGAAACAACAGCTTCAGCCTCCTGCCAGGTAATGCCATGGGCGGCCTGGAAGCCAGCCTCCGGCGCCTCTACTTGCAGGGAAACCCACTCAGCTGCTGTGGCAACAGCTGGCTAGCAACCCAGTTGCACCAGGGCCGAGTGGATGTGGATGCTACTCGGGACCTGACTTGCCGCTTTGGCTCCCAGGAGGAGGTGTCCCTGAGCCTCGTGCACCCGGAGGACTGTGAGAAGGGGGAGCTCAAGAACTCCAACCTCATCATAATCCTCACCTTCACACTGGTCTCTGCTGTCATCCTCACCACACTAGCCACTTGCTGCTTCCTCCGCAGGCAGAAGTTCAGCCAACAATACAAAGCCTGA